A single genomic interval of Candidatus Hydrogenedens sp. harbors:
- a CDS encoding redoxin family protein — MNSMVIFKQVMIVFVLIALFAYGEETRDSKQIFLDAVKPLKNAESYEVEAKVVYSIHSEKTGDKPVEIEQKFKIISKGNDLNFLSVETQQQGNIQIFRNGSNLTVYSEKDKKYIEREAPKNPKLFLLIGGPDLLDSIIFGDTELPSSLTIQQATEPSGAPTQNNESQFQIKMDKGGEIKVWLAMGNEPKLTKVQSELPSNGISSGGIMNIYFDNWKLNSVKDESIFKFNPPEGVSKVEKKKDETIEQKAPDFTLSTLDGKKVSLKDFKGKKVVVLDFWAIWCPPCRRAMPIVQEVSNELKDKDVVFLAVNVDEDKAKVPDFVKNAGITLTVLLDTDGKVANSYNVTSIPRMFIIDKNGIIKAGHSGFSAEMKEELKKEILEALK, encoded by the coding sequence ATGAATTCAATGGTCATTTTTAAACAGGTTATGATTGTGTTTGTTCTTATCGCATTGTTTGCTTACGGAGAAGAGACCCGCGATAGCAAGCAGATATTTCTTGACGCCGTAAAGCCTTTAAAAAATGCTGAATCTTATGAGGTTGAAGCAAAAGTTGTTTATTCTATCCATTCAGAAAAAACAGGTGATAAACCTGTAGAGATAGAACAAAAATTTAAAATTATTTCAAAAGGTAATGATTTAAACTTCTTATCGGTAGAAACCCAACAACAGGGGAATATTCAGATTTTCCGTAATGGCTCCAATTTAACCGTTTACTCAGAAAAAGATAAGAAATATATAGAACGAGAAGCCCCTAAAAATCCAAAATTGTTTTTGCTCATTGGGGGACCCGATTTGTTAGATTCTATTATCTTTGGAGACACGGAACTTCCTTCATCTCTTACAATTCAACAAGCAACCGAACCATCTGGAGCCCCAACACAAAACAATGAAAGTCAATTCCAGATAAAAATGGATAAAGGAGGAGAAATTAAGGTGTGGCTCGCTATGGGAAATGAACCTAAACTTACAAAAGTGCAATCCGAACTGCCCTCTAATGGTATTTCTTCAGGAGGAATTATGAATATTTACTTTGATAATTGGAAATTGAACTCTGTCAAGGATGAAAGTATATTTAAATTTAACCCTCCGGAGGGTGTATCCAAAGTAGAAAAGAAAAAAGATGAAACGATAGAACAAAAAGCTCCAGATTTTACCCTATCCACTCTCGATGGTAAAAAAGTTTCCTTAAAAGATTTTAAAGGTAAGAAAGTTGTTGTGCTGGACTTCTGGGCAATATGGTGTCCCCCTTGTCGTCGGGCCATGCCAATCGTTCAGGAGGTAAGTAATGAATTAAAAGATAAAGATGTAGTTTTCCTGGCTGTAAATGTTGATGAAGATAAAGCAAAAGTTCCCGATTTTGTTAAAAACGCTGGTATAACTTTAACAGTGCTTCTGGATACAGATGGTAAAGTCGCTAATTCTTACAATGTAACAAGTATCCCGCGTATGTTTATCATAGACAAGAATGGAATTATTAAGGCGGGACACTCCGGATTTTCTGCTGAAATGAAGGAAGAATTAAAAAAAGAAATATTGGAAGCGTTAAAATAA
- a CDS encoding peptidylprolyl isomerase, which translates to MKKYLFVILVFIIPACGRIGDPETIKVARIDNEYITRGDLYKILREMDDRERPKITSRGDFLRVLNQQIDLRIKIPLGKKLAEEGKIKLNRDLAREQFFRSSGDEQEQLRSIWEIPIPEGDTVTPLMQVYNLTPATLRTMKEYIEQETDRIYERLLGDQAIAYLVGEDVKAGKLNVTQEELQREYNLKKDDYHIYESIKFRGIFVPTSVPNSAKICSEYRSQIDSGKNFDDLINEILLQKQSTVIAPEIQNIKISESEIENNPNSARFRGFWSVAESVEEGTILGPVYMPEFQSMAQDEKGNMKTQIMPDSYVILKVLEHRPERTPTIDEIKHLLVAPILIGKKMEELRKLHNVEIYEKNLPEPSSARDQFTNPWEEL; encoded by the coding sequence ATGAAAAAATATCTGTTTGTAATACTTGTTTTTATTATCCCGGCTTGTGGGCGAATTGGAGACCCAGAGACTATTAAGGTAGCAAGGATAGATAATGAATATATTACACGCGGGGATTTGTATAAAATCCTTCGAGAAATGGATGACCGTGAACGACCTAAAATTACCAGTCGTGGTGATTTTTTGCGCGTGTTAAATCAACAGATTGACCTGCGAATAAAAATCCCTTTAGGGAAAAAATTGGCGGAGGAAGGGAAAATCAAATTAAATCGTGATTTAGCACGGGAACAGTTTTTCCGTAGCTCCGGTGATGAACAGGAACAATTAAGGTCTATCTGGGAAATCCCTATACCTGAAGGCGATACGGTAACACCTCTTATGCAGGTATATAATTTAACTCCTGCTACATTACGGACAATGAAAGAGTATATCGAGCAGGAAACAGATAGAATTTATGAACGGTTATTGGGAGACCAGGCAATCGCTTATCTGGTTGGGGAAGATGTAAAAGCAGGGAAATTAAATGTTACACAGGAAGAATTGCAACGGGAATATAATTTAAAAAAAGATGATTATCATATATACGAGTCTATAAAATTTCGAGGGATTTTTGTCCCGACATCTGTTCCCAATTCAGCCAAAATATGCTCGGAATATCGAAGTCAAATAGACTCGGGCAAGAATTTTGATGACCTTATCAACGAGATACTCTTACAAAAGCAATCTACTGTAATTGCACCTGAGATACAAAATATTAAGATTAGTGAAAGTGAAATTGAAAACAATCCCAATTCAGCCCGTTTCCGTGGTTTCTGGTCTGTGGCTGAAAGTGTAGAAGAAGGAACTATTTTGGGTCCTGTATATATGCCTGAATTTCAAAGTATGGCTCAAGATGAAAAAGGGAATATGAAAACTCAGATAATGCCTGACTCTTATGTCATATTAAAAGTTCTGGAACATCGTCCGGAACGAACTCCTACGATAGATGAAATTAAACATTTACTTGTGGCTCCTATTTTGATTGGTAAAAAAATGGAGGAATTAAGGAAATTACATAACGTTGAAATTTATGAAAAGAACCTTCCGGAACCTTCCTCCGCTCGTGACCAATTTACAAATCCATGGGAAGAACTTTAA
- a CDS encoding zinc dependent phospholipase C family protein produces the protein MRMKNGNTYLFILLCLFVCVRVDAIGVRAHIEIGMEAIQKYILDWEKQYPELAELFKDKEVYPAFYAGCSFPDWGYGEINPDCAEASHWNPFITAYVEVLQQKIPELSPAQARKELAFFLGMIVHNISDIPWHFDEPKHRSFLTSAREEGGSSHGESEFATDIFLFAEKEITPPIPLQLFWPFETILSCFQKINKQVTLEQLKAGCTREQGYLASGPLVAMTQFSIMKQKHNWVYQHYQDYYYGGVEHDASAVSAFMKFYFAKIVGDYFIQNSLEYAPYVRKNNDFVPIQSIRDTTIIEEKPENNTGKEPYLTLGVEQNKEHKILIQFDTPKNWNKEDLKEAFIWLYLAEIKRIGTGSIRVKVQQINDTWEEGDGISDEFEGIDGVPSLLTNWNAQINTSDDPLNIRELPFQIGWIKINISDFVNQWLEKPSSNHGIC, from the coding sequence ATGCGAATGAAGAACGGAAATACATATCTTTTTATCCTTCTATGTCTATTTGTATGTGTCAGGGTTGATGCTATTGGTGTTCGGGCACATATAGAAATAGGTATGGAGGCCATTCAGAAGTACATTTTGGATTGGGAAAAACAGTATCCCGAGTTAGCGGAGTTGTTCAAAGATAAAGAGGTTTATCCTGCTTTCTATGCGGGATGTTCTTTTCCCGACTGGGGATATGGAGAAATAAATCCCGATTGTGCAGAGGCTTCTCACTGGAACCCTTTTATAACTGCGTATGTGGAAGTATTACAACAAAAAATTCCAGAGTTATCTCCTGCACAAGCACGCAAAGAATTAGCCTTTTTTCTTGGAATGATTGTGCATAATATATCTGATATTCCCTGGCATTTTGATGAACCGAAACATCGTTCGTTTTTGACTTCGGCACGCGAAGAAGGAGGGTCTTCCCATGGAGAATCCGAATTTGCAACGGATATTTTCCTGTTTGCAGAAAAGGAAATTACACCTCCTATCCCATTACAACTATTTTGGCCCTTTGAAACAATATTATCTTGTTTCCAAAAAATAAACAAACAAGTAACTCTGGAACAATTAAAAGCAGGCTGTACACGGGAACAAGGTTATCTTGCTTCCGGACCACTCGTTGCCATGACCCAATTTTCGATAATGAAGCAGAAACATAATTGGGTATACCAGCATTACCAAGATTATTATTATGGAGGTGTGGAACATGATGCATCTGCGGTAAGTGCGTTTATGAAGTTCTATTTTGCAAAAATTGTAGGGGATTATTTTATACAGAATAGTTTGGAATATGCCCCGTATGTTCGAAAGAACAATGATTTTGTTCCTATCCAGTCCATTCGAGATACAACGATTATAGAAGAAAAACCGGAAAATAACACCGGTAAAGAACCCTATCTTACACTTGGGGTAGAGCAAAATAAAGAGCATAAAATTTTAATTCAATTCGATACACCAAAAAATTGGAATAAGGAGGATTTAAAAGAAGCCTTTATCTGGTTATATTTAGCAGAGATAAAAAGAATTGGAACCGGGTCTATTCGTGTAAAAGTTCAACAAATAAACGATACATGGGAAGAAGGAGACGGGATCTCAGATGAGTTTGAAGGTATAGATGGTGTGCCTTCCTTATTAACAAACTGGAATGCCCAAATCAATACTTCGGATGACCCTCTCAATATTCGTGAATTACCGTTTCAAATAGGATGGATAAAAATAAATATTTCCGACTTTGTCAATCAGTGGCTTGAAAAGCCATCATCCAATCATGGAATATGTT
- a CDS encoding tetratricopeptide repeat protein: MSNEMPEEIGIGGTSLSDILEKEWQSKIAMVVELFRSRSFAQALPLAQEALQYAEQNFEESDPRYAISLNNMAEILRGLRKYVDAERFAQRSLDVRRKYLGEEHEDVANSWHTLGVICHEQKKYAEAEKAHSKALEIRRKVLGQRHADVARSLYNLAGLYLTMRKYADAEKCCQEALDIREKILGPFHHDVAATVQLLGDIYRQQNDLVLAESLYRRALEIRENTLGPNHPETAFTLNALGVLCHGQGKINEAISYTERAVHLYKTIWGASNLDVARVIHNLAGYYRAVGKFYEAEKLYQEALSIKQNMLPPKHPDMAITYYQLAELYKVQGFPQKAEPLCVKCLEIWEEAYGSDDVHVGNALCILAEVSKFLGKLEESEKHYKRALEIWKKIYGPEHPNIATTLNNLAETYRFQERYIEAEKLYLDAIDLWRRISGPEHPNVAMVLANIGELRQTERRYEDAERYYRQALQILEKSLGTFNNAVATLYHQLARLFECQEKYPAAESLYRRALEIREKVLGPLHPEVATILQDLEALYLAQGKYASAEPLYLRSITIWKTAFGDIDHPDLARSMNNLAGVYQSQRKYKEAEEYYLKSLDMKRRFFGPQHLEVAKTMNNLASLYCDMKRYQEAEVFFQDALAIKQQFLGADHPELATTYNNMGLLYLEMKRYKESELYYMKALQIWQKTWGEKDPSVILVLRSMQDLYNRSGEREKLEMIRQKLTALL; the protein is encoded by the coding sequence ATGAGTAATGAGATGCCCGAAGAAATAGGTATCGGGGGAACATCTCTCAGTGACATTCTTGAAAAGGAATGGCAAAGCAAAATTGCAATGGTGGTGGAGTTGTTCCGGTCAAGGTCGTTTGCCCAGGCTTTGCCTCTCGCTCAGGAAGCATTACAATATGCAGAACAAAATTTTGAAGAGAGCGACCCTCGTTATGCCATCAGCCTGAATAATATGGCAGAAATATTAAGGGGACTTCGAAAATATGTGGATGCGGAAAGATTTGCCCAAAGGTCGTTGGATGTTCGCAGGAAATATTTAGGTGAAGAACATGAAGATGTAGCGAATAGTTGGCATACATTAGGGGTAATCTGTCATGAACAGAAAAAATATGCGGAAGCGGAAAAAGCCCACTCCAAAGCATTAGAAATACGAAGGAAAGTTTTGGGGCAAAGGCACGCCGATGTGGCTCGTTCGTTATATAATCTTGCGGGTTTGTATTTGACCATGAGGAAATATGCCGATGCGGAAAAGTGTTGTCAGGAGGCATTAGATATTCGCGAAAAAATTCTTGGTCCTTTTCATCATGATGTTGCTGCAACAGTTCAATTATTAGGAGATATATATCGGCAACAAAACGACCTGGTTCTGGCGGAAAGTTTATACCGCAGGGCACTGGAAATACGGGAAAACACATTAGGACCCAATCATCCGGAAACGGCATTTACATTGAACGCCTTAGGGGTATTATGTCATGGACAGGGAAAAATTAACGAGGCAATTTCTTATACAGAACGAGCTGTTCATTTGTATAAAACGATCTGGGGTGCTTCGAATTTAGATGTAGCCCGTGTCATTCATAACCTGGCGGGTTATTATCGTGCAGTAGGCAAATTTTACGAAGCAGAAAAGTTATATCAGGAAGCCCTATCCATCAAACAAAACATGTTGCCCCCAAAACATCCGGATATGGCAATCACTTATTATCAATTAGCAGAGTTATATAAAGTTCAAGGATTTCCACAAAAAGCAGAGCCTTTGTGTGTGAAATGTCTCGAAATCTGGGAAGAGGCGTATGGTTCGGATGATGTTCATGTCGGTAATGCTTTATGTATTCTGGCGGAAGTATCGAAGTTTCTGGGGAAATTAGAAGAATCGGAAAAACATTACAAACGGGCGTTGGAAATCTGGAAAAAAATTTATGGTCCGGAACATCCGAATATAGCAACAACATTAAACAATTTAGCAGAAACTTATCGTTTTCAAGAAAGGTATATAGAAGCAGAAAAATTATATCTTGATGCAATAGACCTGTGGCGAAGAATATCCGGACCGGAACATCCCAATGTGGCGATGGTTCTTGCTAATATAGGCGAATTGCGACAAACAGAAAGAAGGTATGAGGATGCTGAAAGGTATTATAGGCAGGCATTACAAATACTGGAAAAAAGTTTAGGGACATTCAACAACGCTGTTGCCACATTGTATCATCAATTAGCCCGATTATTTGAATGCCAGGAGAAATACCCCGCTGCAGAAAGCTTGTATCGTCGTGCTTTAGAAATACGCGAAAAAGTTTTAGGACCGCTTCATCCTGAAGTTGCCACAATACTCCAAGATTTAGAAGCGTTATATCTGGCACAAGGGAAATATGCCTCCGCAGAGCCACTATATTTACGCTCAATTACAATATGGAAGACAGCCTTCGGCGATATTGACCATCCCGATTTAGCCAGGTCTATGAATAATCTGGCAGGTGTCTATCAATCTCAGAGAAAATATAAAGAGGCTGAAGAATATTATTTAAAATCTTTAGATATGAAACGGAGATTTTTCGGCCCTCAACATCTGGAAGTTGCTAAAACAATGAATAATCTGGCATCCCTCTATTGCGACATGAAACGCTATCAGGAGGCAGAAGTGTTTTTCCAGGATGCATTGGCTATCAAACAGCAATTTTTAGGGGCAGACCACCCTGAATTAGCAACTACCTATAACAATATGGGACTGCTATATCTTGAAATGAAACGATATAAAGAATCCGAACTTTATTATATGAAGGCATTACAAATCTGGCAGAAAACCTGGGGTGAAAAAGACCCCTCTGTAATACTGGTTCTGAGGAGCATGCAGGATTTATACAATCGGAGTGGTGAAAGAGAAAAATTAGAAATGATTCGGCAGAAACTAACCGCATTACTTTAA
- a CDS encoding anhydro-N-acetylmuramic acid kinase encodes MFDLQALQQKIPRYIIGLSSGTSCDGIDAVLVRLKGTGPEMAMRLLASNTFPYDEDFRLALLSEHKTDREICQLNFQLGELLAQAALEMIKIAKEQNIEVDFISSHGHTIAHLAPPTFSKIGILQIGEPAVIAERTGLPVVSDFRARDMAAGGQGAPLMPYADWILFRRSNRTILCINIGGISNMAVIDPDFQKIFAFDTGPGNIAIDATVRLLTRGAENMDRDGRMARHGKVIDEFLEYLLDHPFFVKVPPKTASREDFGEENYLRDALASRKEYPIEDLVATVTTMVVRTIVDAYERFVKPQYTIDHIIIGGGGAKNRTIHKWLSKSLAPIPVFTSDQYGIPNSSREALSFAILGNETICGTPANIPQVTGASRPVVLGKITPP; translated from the coding sequence ATGTTTGATTTGCAAGCACTTCAACAAAAAATACCGCGTTATATAATAGGACTTTCTTCGGGTACCTCTTGTGATGGTATTGATGCTGTTTTAGTCCGTCTTAAAGGTACAGGTCCAGAAATGGCAATGAGATTACTTGCTTCAAATACATTTCCTTACGATGAAGATTTCCGTCTGGCTTTATTGTCGGAACATAAAACAGACCGTGAAATCTGTCAGTTGAATTTTCAATTGGGAGAGTTATTAGCACAGGCGGCGCTGGAGATGATAAAGATAGCCAAAGAACAAAACATTGAAGTAGATTTCATTTCTTCTCATGGACATACCATTGCCCATCTTGCCCCTCCAACTTTTTCAAAAATTGGTATCCTTCAGATTGGAGAACCTGCGGTAATTGCAGAACGGACAGGTTTACCTGTAGTTTCAGATTTTAGAGCCCGTGACATGGCCGCAGGTGGTCAGGGTGCTCCTTTAATGCCTTATGCAGACTGGATACTTTTCCGTAGGTCTAACCGTACTATCCTTTGTATAAATATTGGAGGTATATCCAATATGGCGGTGATAGACCCGGATTTCCAGAAAATTTTCGCCTTTGATACAGGTCCGGGAAATATAGCAATAGATGCAACAGTCCGTCTTCTTACACGCGGTGCGGAGAATATGGACCGTGATGGCCGCATGGCAAGACATGGAAAGGTTATTGATGAATTCTTAGAGTATCTATTGGACCATCCATTCTTCGTAAAAGTCCCTCCCAAGACAGCCAGCAGAGAAGATTTTGGAGAAGAAAATTATTTGAGAGATGCTTTAGCCAGTCGTAAAGAATATCCCATTGAGGATCTTGTCGCTACGGTGACAACTATGGTGGTTCGAACCATTGTTGATGCGTATGAAAGATTTGTTAAGCCTCAATATACAATTGACCATATTATTATTGGTGGCGGTGGTGCCAAAAATAGAACCATACATAAGTGGCTATCAAAAAGTTTAGCACCTATTCCGGTGTTTACAAGCGACCAATATGGAATACCGAATTCCTCACGCGAAGCACTTTCCTTTGCTATTCTTGGGAATGAAACCATCTGTGGAACACCTGCTAATATACCTCAGGTAACAGGAGCATCCCGTCCTGTTGTTTTAGGAAAAATTACCCCTCCATAA
- a CDS encoding TlpA disulfide reductase family protein — MDKDFNRSSWGKTIWVIALILIAGYFSVSYVLGVKENSHPLKGQKAPNLTIKKIDGSEVELSSIVKGKKAIVIDFWATWCGPCRNALPALEKLSRNYDPNQVIFLGINVWDGKVEEIKKFLTEKDIKTVNIFLEKDEETSQRYSFNGIPAIFVLDEDMKVNNYFSGYSPYTDAQIKRAIDKLIK; from the coding sequence TTGGACAAGGATTTTAATAGGTCAAGTTGGGGAAAAACTATTTGGGTAATTGCGTTAATTCTTATTGCCGGGTATTTTTCAGTCTCTTATGTTCTCGGTGTTAAGGAAAATTCCCATCCCCTCAAAGGACAGAAAGCCCCAAATTTAACGATTAAAAAGATAGACGGCTCAGAGGTGGAATTATCTTCTATCGTAAAAGGGAAAAAAGCAATTGTTATTGATTTCTGGGCAACCTGGTGCGGACCTTGTAGAAACGCTTTACCTGCTTTGGAAAAGTTATCTCGTAACTATGACCCCAACCAAGTTATCTTTCTTGGAATAAATGTATGGGATGGTAAAGTAGAAGAAATAAAAAAATTCTTAACGGAAAAGGATATAAAAACCGTTAATATATTTTTAGAGAAAGATGAAGAAACCAGCCAGAGATATTCTTTTAATGGTATTCCAGCCATCTTCGTTTTAGATGAAGATATGAAGGTTAATAATTACTTTTCAGGCTATTCTCCTTATACAGATGCACAAATAAAAAGAGCCATTGATAAACTCATTAAATAA
- a CDS encoding adenylate kinase produces MANEGVINAWLYGTECKSELPKPARPLHIVLLGAPGIGKGTQAEYLSKKYGAVQLSTGDVFRAAKNTPEESLSPAMREAMVAMKAGKLVSDDTVINLVRERRNCLSSGYGFLLDGFPRTVHQAEALKQLLTELNIKLDVVLNYVLDTEEVVKRLSGRRICKQCKGTAHIIFNPPKVEGVCDKCGGELFQREDDQPEAIRVRLKTYEESTAPLADYYEKEGLLLTITADGTPDEVFKKTEQLLKQRLGI; encoded by the coding sequence ATGGCGAATGAAGGTGTCATAAATGCATGGCTTTACGGAACAGAATGTAAAAGTGAACTTCCCAAACCTGCTCGCCCGTTGCACATAGTTCTTTTAGGGGCTCCGGGAATTGGTAAAGGAACGCAAGCAGAGTATCTTAGCAAAAAATACGGAGCAGTCCAATTATCCACAGGGGATGTATTCCGTGCAGCAAAAAATACGCCCGAAGAATCGTTAAGTCCTGCTATGCGAGAAGCAATGGTTGCGATGAAAGCAGGAAAACTTGTGTCCGATGACACGGTTATTAACCTTGTTCGGGAACGAAGAAATTGTTTAAGTAGCGGATATGGATTTTTACTGGATGGCTTTCCGCGAACAGTACATCAAGCAGAGGCATTAAAACAACTATTAACAGAATTAAATATTAAATTAGATGTTGTGCTGAATTATGTATTGGACACAGAAGAAGTTGTAAAACGTTTGAGTGGCCGTAGAATCTGCAAACAATGTAAAGGCACTGCTCATATTATTTTTAACCCGCCCAAAGTAGAAGGTGTTTGTGATAAATGTGGCGGTGAATTATTCCAGCGGGAAGATGACCAGCCCGAAGCCATACGCGTGCGATTGAAGACCTACGAAGAAAGCACAGCCCCGTTAGCAGATTATTATGAGAAAGAAGGACTACTCCTAACTATCACTGCCGACGGCACTCCTGATGAAGTATTCAAGAAGACAGAACAACTATTAAAACAGAGATTGGGAATTTAA
- a CDS encoding DNA-processing protein DprA: MIYSSFSSKKNTSLITSACLSILKKTKQSWKTVHLLLSLDEEKILDIFNNRKDIKPFDFKSISISDIVFQKISIISQKDIEEAEQLLMKVQKEGWNIAFFNSEYYPKQWLYLRGQLPPLIFFKGMLDCDNNNPGVAIVGTTQPTKKCIEKVEELVKFIIRAGAYPISGGAMGVDRTGHDTSIHIGGSTQVIIPCGVFHYPIPYHWERAIKCNKMQVISPWLPSAKWESQQAVRRNLFIASLAKVGCLFQPAHKGGSFRVAQEILSRHLPVFVYEPLYHAKILKHLPQVLPLVNDEGKLNYTLLEQALKKVKDIQEEPDKNLFN, from the coding sequence ATGATATATAGTTCCTTTTCGTCAAAAAAGAACACATCACTTATAACTTCTGCCTGTTTATCTATTTTAAAGAAAACAAAGCAGTCCTGGAAAACGGTTCACTTATTGCTTTCCCTGGATGAGGAAAAAATCCTTGATATTTTTAATAATCGAAAAGATATTAAGCCATTCGATTTCAAAAGCATTTCTATTTCAGATATTGTTTTTCAAAAAATATCAATTATTAGCCAGAAAGATATTGAAGAAGCAGAACAATTATTGATGAAAGTGCAAAAAGAAGGCTGGAATATCGCTTTCTTTAACTCGGAATATTATCCCAAGCAATGGCTATATTTAAGGGGGCAATTGCCTCCATTAATATTTTTTAAGGGGATGCTGGATTGTGATAACAATAACCCAGGTGTGGCTATAGTAGGGACAACACAACCTACAAAAAAATGCATAGAGAAAGTCGAAGAATTAGTCAAGTTCATTATCCGTGCAGGTGCTTATCCTATTTCCGGAGGTGCTATGGGAGTTGACCGAACGGGACATGACACATCCATTCACATAGGAGGTTCGACACAGGTAATTATTCCCTGTGGTGTTTTTCATTACCCTATCCCCTATCATTGGGAAAGAGCGATTAAATGCAACAAAATGCAAGTTATTAGCCCATGGTTGCCTTCTGCAAAATGGGAAAGTCAACAAGCCGTCCGAAGAAATTTATTTATTGCATCCCTTGCTAAAGTTGGTTGCTTATTTCAACCAGCACATAAAGGTGGAAGTTTTCGTGTCGCTCAGGAAATATTGTCACGCCATTTGCCTGTGTTTGTGTATGAACCTTTATATCATGCAAAAATACTAAAACATCTCCCGCAGGTTTTACCCCTTGTAAACGATGAAGGGAAATTAAATTACACCCTGCTGGAACAAGCCCTAAAAAAGGTTAAAGACATCCAAGAAGAACCCGATAAAAATTTATTTAATTAG